GACAGAAGACGCTGACTCGCCGGAACGACCATGGGGCTCCTCCGATACGCTCAGCGTAGCGCATGGCTCATCCAACGTCAATACCGCGGCAGCACCCACAGCGGCGAGCTCCCCCTCCTCACGCAAGTAGTCGCACCTAGTTGACATAGAACGGTTGTTCTACTACAATGGCCCTGCAAGCCATGGGAGGAGACTTGGCAGCCGCGTATTCACGGTATGAGGAGGAAGGCCGTGGCCCTTTCTGAGAGGCAAAGAGACATACTTCAGGCGATACGCCGATCGGTGAGCCTCCGCGGCTACCCGCCCACTGTGCGCGAGATATGCGCCGAAGCTGGTATCTCGTCCACATCGGTGGTCAACTACAACCTCAAGCGCCTTGAGGAGAAGGGTTACCTTGAGCGCAACCCCGACACCTCGCGGGGCATAAGGCTCCTCCATTCTGACCAATCGGGACCGGCCAGCGCTCTAGTCAGCGTGCCCATCCTGGGTAGGATCGCCGCAGGCAATCCTCTGCCCGTTCCGGACAGCGACTTCCCCCTGTTCGCGGAGGAGTCCATTGCCCTCACCCGCGACCTTCTTCCTGACGAGGAAGACATCTACGCCCTGGAGGTGCGAGGCAACTCCATGGTCGATGCCCTCATCAACGATGGGGACATCGTCATCATGCGTCACCAGACGGTGGCCGAAAACGGCGACCTGGTCGCCGTGTGGCTGAGGGAAGAGCGAGAGACCACCCTCAAGCGCTTCTACCACGAGGGCAACAGAGTTCGGCTACAACCGGCTAATCCCGCCATGCAGCCGATCTACGTCCACCCGTCCAACGTAGAGGTACAGGGCAAGGTAGTGCTCGTCATCAGGCAGCCAGGCCGCCGGGGACTCGCTCGGGCTACGGCCTGACGCCGCCCTTTGCCAGGGTCCTAGGGCTCCCGGCCCGACCTTGCCTCCGGGCCGGCGAATCGATAACCCAGCAGTCGCGCACTCACAATGAGGCCCGGCTCCCCCAGCAACCGCTCGAGCTTACAGCGCAGCCAGGACATGTGGGTGTAGAGCACCCTCCTGTCCTGTCGGGCATGCGTCCCCCACACCCTTTCGGCCAGCTCGGCGGAGCCAACGAACTGCCCCCGGGCTGCCATCAGCTCGCTCAGGATGGCTGTCTCGATAGGAGTCAGGCTGGCGGAGCGCTGCCCCTGGGTCAAGGTCCGTGATCCCCGATCCAGCACAAAACCGAAGGCACTGACCAGTGCCCGCTCTCGAGCGATGGCGGATCGTATGGCGTGCGAGAGCTGGTCCGACGTCACCGGATAGTAGAGCACTGCCGCGAAGCGATCGTCCCATCCGGTCACCCCGCCATCGCACACTACGACGAAAGGCGCCCCGCCTGCCGCTCTCCGGAGGTAACGTTCCCCTCCCCGCCCTCCTAGGCGTCGCCAGTCGGTCAGCACTACAGCATGCGGGCGCAGCGCCGCCAGGCTTGCCCGCGCCTCCCGCCAACCAGCAAAGCGAGCGACCTCGAACTGGGCCTCACTCAGCAACCGTTCCAGTTCCTCTCCCGTCTCGAGGTTGGCATCCACAACTGCCACCGTGTACACGGATCAGGCTCCAAGCTTGAGGCTCTGTCG
This genomic window from Anaerolineae bacterium contains:
- the lexA gene encoding repressor LexA; amino-acid sequence: MRRKAVALSERQRDILQAIRRSVSLRGYPPTVREICAEAGISSTSVVNYNLKRLEEKGYLERNPDTSRGIRLLHSDQSGPASALVSVPILGRIAAGNPLPVPDSDFPLFAEESIALTRDLLPDEEDIYALEVRGNSMVDALINDGDIVIMRHQTVAENGDLVAVWLREERETTLKRFYHEGNRVRLQPANPAMQPIYVHPSNVEVQGKVVLVIRQPGRRGLARATA
- a CDS encoding response regulator transcription factor, encoding MYTVAVVDANLETGEELERLLSEAQFEVARFAGWREARASLAALRPHAVVLTDWRRLGGRGGERYLRRAAGGAPFVVVCDGGVTGWDDRFAAVLYYPVTSDQLSHAIRSAIARERALVSAFGFVLDRGSRTLTQGQRSASLTPIETAILSELMAARGQFVGSAELAERVWGTHARQDRRVLYTHMSWLRCKLERLLGEPGLIVSARLLGYRFAGPEARSGREP